The Drosophila mauritiana strain mau12 chromosome 2R, ASM438214v1, whole genome shotgun sequence genome has a segment encoding these proteins:
- the LOC117137880 gene encoding angiotensin-converting enzyme, whose translation MGLLLLVLIAGIGCATAAANIDLEAKTFVNQSSDRYYRFYNEIAAETYSANNEEDFDALFSKLNNVKRIAEELVSISRQAATYDLDRIRSPQTKLALQELRTAGDLFVLGDDYFSSVQMNLAALQTLSTDKDIEPYLGGANMPNEDDSPLAYFPDIQKIVQSSKDADELKYYWEAWRDKNQLWASLNFYTIVQSYQRAAKILEVPVHKLWYRYDSQEMLQQMEQAMTELRPAYQQLHAFVRQELHKKYGSDVVNLNGPIPDHLFQQVLEQAWASGSILEDYYPRAQLPEFDEYVSHLTAKAMVNESENFYTSLGFEPLSAEFHKNQLKEPNQDSPNDDCRPSIFDLTPHVYLMYCEKVSFRKLMQYHSHMARVYYAQQKSHLPSYYFKAYNLEFAVGEAVVLSASSPAHLTGRRLAKEVLSETALMSRLFRMAIHTILSIPLYYVHTKVMHDLLNDTVDMDTVNKHYWRLMEQHAGIEAPSDRSEGAIDFPYKFYVNIDQSFQTQKFISEVLGYQFYREFCKKSFNRGPLHNCDFYGSLAVGNDLKSMMSLGSTKPWKQVVGKILPNNTGLSSLALLEYYQPVLGWLNKYNKDANSKIGWTASKKKIV comes from the exons ATGGGCCTGCTGCTACTGGTGCTGATAGCGGGCATTGGC TGCGCAACTGCAGCAGCCAACATTGACCTGGAGGCCAAGACGTTTGTGAATCAATCGAGCGATCGCTACTACAGGTTCTACAATGAGATTGCCGCCGAAACGTATTCGGCCAACAACGAGGAGGACTTCGACGCCCTTTTCTCCAAGCTAAACAATGTGAAGCGCATTGCCGAGGAGCTGGTGAGCATCTCCCGGCAGGCTGCGACCTACGATCTGGACAGGATTCGCAGCCCGCAGACGAAGTTAGCTCTCCAGGAGCTGCGCACTGCGGGTGACTTGTTCGTCCTGGGCGACGACTACTTCTCCTCCGTGCAGATGAACTTGGCCGCCCTGCAAACGCTCTCCACGGACAAGGATATCGAGCCGTATCTTGGTGGGGCCAATATGCCCAACGAGGACGACAGTCCGCTGGCCTATTTCCCAGACATCCAGAAGATCGTGCAGAGCAGCAAGGATGCCGACGAGCTGAAGTACTATTGGGAGGCCTGGCGAGATAAGAACCAGCTGTGGGCCTCCCTCAACTTTTACACCATAGTGCAGTCGTACCAGAGGGCCGCCAAGATCCTGGAGGTGCCGGTGCACAAGCTGTGGTACCGATACGACAGCCAGGAGATGCTGCAGCAGATGGAGCAGGCGATGACGGAGCTGCGCCCCGCCTACCAGCAGCTCCACGCCTTTGTCCGCCAGGAGCTGCATAAGAAGTACGGCTCGGATGTGGTCAATCTCAATGGACCGATACCGGATCACCTGTTCCAGCAGGTCCTCGAACAGGCCTGGGCCAGTGGCAGCATCTTGGAGGATTACTATCCGCGTGCCCAGTTGCCGGAGTTCGATGAGTACGTCAGTCACTTGACCGCCAAGGCCATGGTGAATGAGTCCGAGAACTTCTACACCTCGCTGGGTTTCGAGCCGCTGTCCGCCGAGTTCCACAAGAACCAGCTAAAGGAACCCAACCAGGACAGCCCCAACGACGACTGTCGCCCCTCCATCTTCGACCTCACGCCACACGTCTACCTCATGTACTGCGAGAAGGTCAGCTTCCGGAAGCTGATGCAGTACCACAGCCACATGGCCAGGGTGTACTACGCCCAGCAGAAGAGTCACCTGCCCTCCTACTACTTCAAGGCCTACAACCTGGAGTTCGCCGTCGGCGAGGCGGTGGTCCTATCCGCATCTTCACCGGCTCATCTGACAGGACGCCGATTGGCCAAGGAAGTGCTCAGCGAAACGGCCCTCATGAGCCGCCTATTCCGCATG GCTATCCACACGATTCTTAGTATTCCACTGTACTATGTGCACACCAAGGTGATGCATGATCTTCTCAACGACACTGTGGACATGGACACCGTGAACAAGCACTATTGGAGGCTCATGGAGCAGCATGCGGGCATCGAGGCGCCCTCGGATCGCTCTGAAGGTGCTATTGATTTTCCCTATAAGTTCTACGTAAACATCGACCAGAGCTTCCAGACTCA gaAATTCATATCGGAAGTTCTGGGCTATCAATTCTATCGCGAGTTTTGCAAGAAGAGTTTCAACAGGGGGCCGCTCCACAACTGTGACTTCTATGGAAGCTTGGCCGTTGGCAATGATTTGAA ATCAATGATGTCATTGGGCTCTACGAAGCCGTGGAAACAGGTGGTTGGCAAAATACTGCCCAATAACACGGGACTGAGTAGCTTGGCGCTGCTGGAGTACTATCAACCTGTGTTAGGCTGGCTCAATAAATACAATAAGGATGCCAACTCGAAGATTGGATGGACTGCCTCCAAAAAAA AAATTGTTTGA
- the LOC117136840 gene encoding phenoloxidase 2 — protein sequence MADKKNLLLLFDHPTEPVFMDKGKRVTVFDVPDSFLTDRYRPISNEVQSRVGDKVEQRVPVREISIPDLRIPMSLGRDEQFSLFLPKHRRIAGRLIDIFMNMRSVDDLQSVAVYARDRVNPVLFNYALSVALLHRPDTQGLDLPSFSQTFPDRFIDSQVIRKMREESFVVQPGSRMPITIPRDYTASDLDPEHRLWYFREDLGINLHHWHWHLVYPFEASDRSIVAKDRRGELFYYMHQQVIARYNAERFSNNLARVLPFNNLRDPIAEGYFPKMDSLVASRAWPPRFESTRLSDLNREADQLNVEIGDLERWRDRIYEAIHQGFVMDERGNRVPLDEATGIDTLGNMIESSILSPNRVLYGDLHNNGHTFISYAHDPTSKHLESFGVMGDVSTAMRDPVFYKWHSYIDRIFQEHKSRLPAYTENQLNYSGVSIAGIQVDTNGGRPNNLTTFWQQSDVDMSRGFDFLPRGNVFARFTHLQHLPFTYTISVNNDSGAQRFGYVRIFMAPKNDERGQPMLMRDQRSMMIELDKFVTSLNPGPNTIRRRSTESSVTIPFERTFRNLDANRPAAGTAEELEFNFCGCGWPNHMLVPKGLPEGLQCVLFIMVSNYENDRIDQQLVGRCSDAASYCGVRDRLYPDRQSMGFPFDRLPRSGVDRLVNFLTPNMSIVDVTIRHENRTVQRQN from the exons ATGGCCGACAAGAAGAACCTCCTCCTGCTCTTCGACCATCCCACCGAGCCCGTGTTCATGGACAAGGGCAAGAGGGTGACCGTGTTCGATGTGCCCGACTCCTTCCTGACCGACCGCTACCGACCCATCAGCAATGAGGTGCAGAGCCGCGTCGGCGACAAGGTGGAGCAGCGCGTTCCAGTCCGGGAGATCTCCATTCCCGATCTGCGGATCCCCATGTCCCTGGGCCGCGACGAGCAGTTCTCGCTGTTCCTGCCCAAGCACCGCAGGATCGCGGGCCGCCTGATCGATATCTTCATGAACATGCGCTCCGTGGACGACCTGCAGAGCGTGGCGGTGTACGCCAGGGATCGGGTCAACCCGGTGCTCTTCAACTATGCCTTGTCGGTGGCGCTGCTCCATCGTCCGGACACCCAGGGCCTGGATCTGCCCTCCTTCTCGCAGACTTTCCCCGACCGCTTCATCGACTCGCAGGTGATCCGAAAGATGCGGGAGGAGTCGTTCGTGGTGCAGCCCGGTTCCCGAATGCCCATCACCATTCCCAGGGACTATACCGCCTCCGATTTGGATCCCGAGCACCGGCTGTGGTACTTCCGCGAGGATCTTGGCATCAATCTTCACCACTGGCATTGGCATCTGGTCTATCCCTTCGAGGCCTCCGACCGCAGCATCGTGGCCAAGGATCGTCGCGGCGAGCTCTTCTACTACATGCACCAGCAGGTGATCGCCCGCTACAATGCGGAGCGGTTCAGCAACAACCTGGCCAGGGTTCTGCCCTTCAACAACCTGCGGGATCCCATTGCCGAGGGCTACTTCCCCAAGATGGACTCTCTGGTGGCCAGCCGCGCCTGGCCACCGCGCTTCGAGAGCACCAGGCTGAGCGATCTTAACCGGGAGGCCGACCAGCTGAATGTGGAGATTGGAGATCTGGAGCGCTGGCGTGATCGCATCTACGAGGCGATCCACCAAGGATTTGTCATGGAT GAGCGTGGCAACCGTGTGCCACTGGATGAGGCCACTGGCATTGATACCTTGGGCAACATGATTGAGTCCTCCATTCTGTCGCCCAACCGAGTGCTG TATGGTGACCTGCACAACAACGGACACACCTTCATCTCGTACGCCCACGATCCGACCAGCAAGCACCTGGAGTCCTTTGGCGTGATGGGTGATGTGTCCACGGCTATGCGCGACCCGGTCTTCTACAAGTGGCACTCGTACATCGACCGCATCTTCCAGGAGCACAAGTCGCGCCTGCCCGCCTATACCGAGAACCAACTTAACTACTCGGGCGTCTCGATCGCGGGCATCCAGGTGGACACCAATGGAGGTCGTCCCAATAACCTGACCACCTTCTGGCAGCAGTCGGACGTGGACATGTCCCGTGGCTTCGACTTCCTGCCGCGAGGCAATGTCTTCGCCCGGTTCACCCATCTGCAGCACCTGCCCTTCACCTATACCATCAGTGTGAACAACGATAGTGGTGCCCAGCGTTTCGGCTACGTGCGCATCTTCATGGCCCCGAAGAACGACGAGCGTGGCCAGCCAATGCTGATGCGAGATCAGCGCTCCATGATGATCGAGCTGGACAAGTTTGTGACTTCGCTGAACCCAGGACCCAACACCATCCGCCGCCGCTCCACGGAGTCCAGCGTGACCATTCCGTTCGAGCGCACCTTCCGCAACCTGGATGCGAATCGTCCAGCGGCCGGCACTGCGGAGGAGCTGGAGTTCAACTTCTGCGGCTGCGGCTGGCCCAACCACATGCTGGTGCCAAAGGGTCTGCCCGAGGGACTGCAGTGCGTGCTGTTCATCATGGTGTCGAACTATGAGAACGACAGG ATTGACCAGCAGTTGGTGGGTCGCTGCAGCGATGCCGCTTCCTACTGCGGCGTCCGTGACCGTCTTTACCCGGATCGCCAGTCCATGGGATTCCCCTTCGACAGGTTGCCCCGCAGCGGAGTCGACCGCCTGGTTAACTTCCTCACGCCCAACATGAGCATCGTGGACGTGACCATCCGCCACGAGAACCGCACCGTGCAGCGCCAGAACTAG